Proteins encoded by one window of Atribacterota bacterium:
- a CDS encoding FAD:protein FMN transferase produces the protein MNKKFNRYLNKTSTKIYIKIFLSVIISIFIFCVSACEKPEKKRYEAQFLTLFDTVTQIVAYMDSKEQFQEHVNQIYQDLEAYHQLYDIYNSYEDIINIKIINDSAGEELSEIDSRIIDLLLFAKDIYQQTNGKVNVAMGSVLSIWHEYRERGIQDPKNSELPQMDLLEEAARHTDINKLVIDKEVSTVFIKDSEMSLDVGAIAKGFAVEQASRNAINRGFTSGLISVGGNVKIIGTKDFNMEGESWNIGIQNPESPGVESNLHIVYLSDQSLVTSGNYIRYYTVNGKKYHHIIDPETLYPADYFIAVTIICEDSGEADALATAIYNMPLEEGLALIENKSGVEAFWILPDGEQKFSTGFQKFLVE, from the coding sequence ATGAATAAAAAATTTAATCGATATTTAAATAAAACCAGCACAAAAATTTATATAAAAATATTTTTGTCCGTTATCATCAGTATATTTATTTTTTGTGTTTCAGCCTGTGAGAAACCGGAGAAAAAAAGATATGAAGCCCAATTTCTTACTTTATTTGATACAGTGACACAGATTGTAGCCTATATGGATAGTAAAGAACAGTTTCAAGAGCATGTAAATCAGATCTATCAGGATTTAGAGGCATATCACCAGTTATATGATATATATAATTCATATGAGGATATTATTAATATAAAAATAATTAATGATAGTGCCGGAGAAGAGCTATCCGAGATTGACAGCCGAATTATAGACTTGCTTTTGTTTGCTAAAGATATCTATCAACAGACAAATGGAAAAGTAAATGTTGCCATGGGTTCTGTATTATCTATCTGGCATGAATATCGGGAAAGAGGAATACAGGATCCAAAAAATTCCGAATTGCCCCAAATGGATTTACTTGAAGAAGCAGCCAGGCACACAGATATAAATAAACTTGTTATTGATAAGGAAGTCTCTACAGTATTCATCAAGGACTCCGAGATGAGTCTTGATGTAGGTGCAATTGCCAAAGGATTTGCAGTAGAACAAGCCAGCCGGAATGCTATAAATAGAGGATTTACTTCCGGATTAATAAGTGTAGGTGGAAATGTAAAAATAATTGGCACTAAAGATTTTAACATGGAAGGAGAATCCTGGAATATTGGAATTCAGAACCCTGAATCACCTGGTGTTGAATCAAATTTACATATAGTCTATCTGTCAGATCAATCCCTGGTTACCAGCGGGAATTACATTCGATATTATACAGTGAATGGGAAAAAGTATCATCATATAATTGACCCCGAAACATTATATCCGGCAGATTATTTTATTGCCGTTACAATAATATGTGAAGATTCAGGTGAAGCCGATGCACTGGCTACTGCCATTTATAATATGCCTTTGGAAGAAGGATTGGCATTAATTGAAAATAAATCGGGAGTTGAAGCTTTTTGGATTCTACCAGATGGCGAGCAAAAATTTTCTACAGGTTTTCAGAAATTTTTAG